The region ctccctgcccccagaggcCACTAGGTGGAGCTGTTGGTCCCCATTAGATCCCGGTCAAGGAGCTGCCTCCCCCCACATGGTGGGGTTCCTCAAGGGCAGGGGCTCATTCCTCTTTATTTGGAAGGCAGTGACCTTAGGGATCTGAGAAAGTAGTAGCTAGTCCGGAGTCCCACACAAGCTGAGCTGGCAGCAGCCACCTGTCTCCCCTAGACTACCTGTGCTCCCCGGAGGAGAATATATATAAGATCGACTTCATCAGGTTCAAGATTCGGGACATGGATTCAGGCACTGTCCTCTTTGAAATCAAGAAGCCCCCAGCCTCAGGTGAGTGGCGGGTGGGCCGTGGACAGAGGGAGTGGATGCGAGCCGTGAGGTGGGCTCCCAGGGACCATTCGGGACGCAGAGGGGTCGGACCAGAGCTCGGCGTGGACCTCACTATTCCCAGGAGTTCTCAGCCCGGTGCCTGCCACTGGACACGcctcttgttttccttctcatCCGCTTCTGGGATTGGACATTTTGGGACAGTTCTGTCCCTTCAGTCCCTGACAGCTTGCCCTCTGAAAACCTTCCTGGGAACTACAGTCCTTGGGCCCCAGGCCTCGTGTCTCCTTGTGGCCCCTGGGAACCTCAGTTGAAAATTTTGACTTGCTGGCCTAGAGCCTGCAGGTGGAACCGTTCAGCCAAAGGTCTGAACTCTCCGTGTGCATCAGAATCTCCTGGGAGTTTATAAAAGTTCTGAGAGATGGGGGCCCTGGGGTGAAAGCCTGGGTGGGCCTGGGCCCCAGTCTGAAGCCCACTgagccccagctggggtgcattgCAGAGCGGTTGCCCATCAACCAGCGGGACCTGGACCCCAATGCTGGGCGCTTTGTTCGCTACCAGTTCACGCCTGCCTTCCTCCGCCTGAGGCAGGTGGGAGCCACGTGAGTCactgggccggggtggggggggcaagggccggaggtgagggtggggtgggagtgagcCCTTCCTGAGTTCTCCCTGAGCCTCTCTCAGGGGCAGTCTGCTGAACCTGGCTGGTTGACTCCCAGGCCGAGCTCAGCCCCActccttctctccctcagggTGGAGTTCACGGTGGGAGACAAGCCTGTCAACAACTTCCGCATGATTGAGAGGCACTACTTCCGAAACCAGCTGCTCAAAAGCTTTGACTTCCACTTTGGCTTCTGCATCCCCAGCAGCAAGAACACCTGCGAGCACATCTACGACTTCCCGCCTCTGTCTGAGGAGCTGAGTGAGTGGGCAAGGCCCCGTGGGCGGCGGACTCAGGGAGACCAAGCTGGGGGGAGGTTGGGTCTGACCCCCTTTCTTCCCACCTTGGGTCTCTTGTGTCTGGCCACCATTCCCACGTCACCTATAGGGaaactcaggctcagagaggcccgGGGAATTCTTTGAGGTTGTTTGGCTGGTCCTCATCCCACGGTCCTGCAGGCCCTGTGGTGGCCTGGAGCTGGCTCCTGAACTCTGCCCCACCTGGCTGGGCCTCTCTTGCAGTCAATGAGATGATCCGCCACCCCTATGAGACGCAGTCTGACAGCTTCTACTTCGTGGACGACCGGCTGGTGATGCACAACAAAGCAGACTATTCCTACAGCGGGACGCCCTGACCCCTGCGGCTGCTCCTGCCCCAGGACGGCCCCGGGCCCTCGGCCGCAACTGCCCCACACTTACCTCTCAACCCCAAGTCTTCTGCCTGGGGAGTGTCCCAGGAGCCCTGGACCCTGAGTCTGTGTTGGGAGTGGGGGTGTCTGATGTCCTCAGTCTAAGCCCATAAAGCTCATGGGTTCCAGCacctggggtggggtagggtggtaGGGGGGCTCTTTGCCTTCACGTCCAGGAAGGCCTCCTGTGGGAGTAGACAGGACTTCTGGACAGCCTAGCTGGGCCTCTTGGCTGTTGCAGAATAGTGTGCACCTATCCAGGCTGTGACTGGGTCAGGGCAGGGGCCCCTTCCTTGTCTCCTGCCTACCGCCGGCAGGCCATTTAGATTTGTTAATTCACAGATGAAGATCCATGATGGGGTCTGGCTGCCAAGCTTCCCAAgggagcctgggccctggccccagtCCTAGCCTCCACCATCAGGGGCCAAGACACtgcctggggtgtgggagggATCGGCCCAGACTGCCACCTGTGGTAGGGGCTGGACTGACTGTATATAGTTTTCAATaaactcttcctccttttctgttcTCTGGTTGTGGGCCAGCATATGCCTGTTGGGGAGGCAAGGGTGGGGGTCAGGCAATAATGTAGTCCCCAAGTCCTCTTGTGTCCTAATCCTCTCGGCACCTCGAGTCAGCATTTAGTGTGTGTTACAGCTGGACACGGTTCTCTGATAAAGAAGGAGAttcagtgtggtgattgctggggggaggggatataaggggactaaatggcaacagtaagaattaaaaaaaaatcaagctctggctggtgtggctcagtggatggagtgccagcctgtgaagcaaagggtcatcagttcgattctcagggcacatgcctgagttgctggccagtccccagttggcatgtgagaggcaaccacacatcgatgtttccctctctttctcccttctttcccctctctttaaaaataattaaacaaatcttaaaaaaaaaaaaagggtgaggAGATTCAGAGGAGGGGGAAGCTGTAGGTCGAAGTCAGCCAGCCCTGACAGAACAGAGGCTGCTGGGACAAGGGCCCCCAATCTAGGGTGGCAGGGAAGGCATGGGGATGTGGTCTTGTTCTTTACCCTACCTTCTCCGACCCCCGAGGCCACTAGGACCACTAGGTTGTGCTTCCAGCCCTCCTCAGAGAGAGGAGGCAGACAGGGCTGTGGCTAAGGCCTGGAGCCCTCAGCCGCCTTGGGCAGCCCCCTGGCCTGGCCACCCTGCATTtcacacagcccccagccccaccccagccccagaagAGGTCTTCCTTTCCTTCATGAAGTTCAGAAACTCCGGTAGGTGGAGAGCTTATCTCAGGATTCATACCCTACTGTTCCAGGCGCTAAGTTGGATATGTCTGATAATCGGTCGTCTCTGGGCTGAGGAGTTAAGTCTAACCTTTAAGGGGCCTAGATGCACCGGCATTTGGCCAGTTCCTGTGGAGCACTTGCTGGGGTCCAGGGCCTGGGCTGCACTCAGAATTCTAAAGTGAGTGAGGCACGGAAAAAAGACCTGTCCCTAGAATGCAATGGGCCGGGCATATAGGGGAGCAAGAGCCACCTGCTTGGAGGGTTCTGGGGAGGAACCTTGGAGGAGGCAGGGTTGGAATAGCATGTGAACTCAGGATGACTTtgatgggaagagaggggagagcgCATTTAGGCACAGGGAGCAGCGTAAAGCAAAGGTTTGGAGGCAAGATTTATGAGGTGTGTCCAGGAGAGTGTATTTGTAGTGTGAAAGGGAGGCAGCTCTGTGGAGCCTTGCTCAGATGTTGGGGCTTCTCCTGGGGAAGGCGGGGGCCATGGAGGAGGAGGACGTGGTCAGATTATCTCTGGCTGCTGAGTGAAGGCTGGATTGGAAAGAGACTAAAAATAACATTGAGTGCCGAGCCCACAGCTGGGCACTTCGTATGTGTTAACAGAATGCTCACAATAATTTCTGAGGAAGGTGCTATGATTATGCTCATTTTGCAGAAAATGCAGGTGCAGAGAGATTAGTTTGCCTTGCCAGTGTTGCAGTTCAGTGGCGGTGTCAGGATTCAGATCCAGGCAGCCTGACCCTGAGTCTGCGCACTGCCCTGCAGAGGCAGAGGGTGTGCTGAGGGACAGGGATCCAGTGAGAGAGATGGAGGCGAACTGGGTCAGGCCCGTATGCACGGAGATGGGGAGGAAGATGTGAGGCTGAGATTTTCAAGAGGCAAAATCTCCAGGACTGGCGGTAGATGGGGTGAGGGACTTGGAGACAAGGAGGAGCTGAGGTTGAATCCCTGGTTTTGACTCGAGGGTTGGGATGGATAGGGCTGTCGTTCCCGGGCCTGGGAACCCAGGTTGGATCATGGTCGGGGCTGGTGAGAGGTGATAAGTTCAAGTTGGAACCTGCTGTGGTGTGGTCCGCATGTCCTGGCAGAGGTGATCAGGAAACAGGAAATTTGGGCACTGAGACCCAGAAGGGGATGAGGGCTGGAGACAGCGATGCCTGGAGGTCAGGGGTCACAGTTGATTGCTCATGGTGTGGGGTGGCTGAGGTTATGGGGTCCCCAAGTAGCACTATTGGGGTTTGGTGAGCAGGGGGCAGAAGTGCCAAATGTCCTCTAATTAATGGGGCACTCAGTGCCAACAgtccacacccccaactgagggtCACTGAATGAGAGCCTGTAACCCTAGGGAAGGCTGGGAGCGTttgagagaggggtggggggtgaggagtaGTAATGGAGATGGGGTAGCTGCTGTAAAGCTGGGCATAGGAGCCTGTTTTAGAGCAGCCGGTTGTGATgaagcaaagggaagaaagaattttGCCAAGAAGCAGGTGGTCAGAAATTGCCACAAAGGTGAGGAAGGGGcatggggtggggctggggattGGTTGGCAGATGAGGCTATATAAGTATAGCAGTATTTGGGGTCGGAGGTGGTGTTTGTGGGGTTACAAGAGAAGTTACGGTGAACAAGAAGGCCTCTTGGGCCTACACTGGTGTCAGGAAGAGGACCCTCTCCTGCCACCTGACAACAGTCCCCACTGTGCCACTGGTACCTGCCCCACGGTGAGGTCCTTACCGCTGCAGCAGGTACCAGGTTACCAGGTTGGCACTCACCCAGAGAGGCCTGTGTCCCTGGGCCCCTGTCTCCTTTTAAGTCTCTATGTCTCTGGCATTGGTCTGGCTGCTAGTGGGGCCCCTTGCTGCATCTGGTTCCTGGAACTTTCCCTAGGGACCCAGGGGATTCCTGGACGGTAGAAGGAGGAAGACACGTGGGGTGGGGCTAGTCCTGGCTGTGATTAGCCCGAGCTATTGACTTTGAAAGGTTGTTCTGGACTGCGCTTGGATTCTGTCACTTTGAAGTCAGCCAGATATTTTCACTTTGACTCTTCAGGGGTGTCATGAAGACCCTACCATTGGGTTGAGCAACAAAGCCCAGACACTAGAGGGGGACAGCCCATTCACGCCCACCTGGGCTGGCTGCAGGCTGCACTTGGGGCTGCTGAGCCCGCAGTAAAAGACTGGGATGCTTCCCTTCCAGCTGGGGAAGAGCCACGGTATCAAGCCCCCCGGGCCTTCCTCCCTAGTTGTCTAAGAGCCACCCCCCACTTCTCCACCATCTGGCAACTAGTGCAGAGGTGCCTGACTCTCTTATGTGTCCTGGACCTCTCTTATGTGCCCTGGACAATAGTCTGCTGGAGCACATGGACAGTAAGGTGTTTATGTGCACAAAACGTATGGTAACCCTGTATTTTTAGGTTAAAAACTGTATATAGGCACCTCTATCCACATCTGTTCTGCAATCACTATAATGTGATATGAAAACATCTGTGATTTCTCTTCCCAATGGCGAAGTCACAGAGTCTGCTAAAGCTATTGTGGTTTGCTGCTGATGTTCATAATCAAGGGAAATTCTAAATTTGAGGtagagatgaataaaaatgaaggtgtggtgtcttttaattttatttttttagatttttaaaatattaatttgagaaagagagaaacactgattcatTGTTCtacccattcatgcattcatcggttgattttttaaatttaaattattgtattgttgttcaattacagttgtctgtattttctccccatccctctcattggctgattcttgtatgtgccctgactggggatcaaacccacaaccttggagtattgggatgacgctctaaccaactgaactacacagCCAGGGCAACTGAACTGCACAGCCAGGGCTATGAAGGTATAATATCTTTATCCAAGTTCATCGGACCCATGAATTTTAACCAGTTTTAAAACTCTCAGGTTTAGAGCCTCTAAACAAAAGGGGTAATTTCCCCTAATGGACTTCCAGACCCTGTGTCCATTGAGACTGTCGCTCACCCTAAAATGGTGCATGAACACTCGCGTGaggtggccagcagggggcagcataTGAGCGGGAGTGTGGGGCCCAGTTCAGAGAGGCCCAGTCATTCAGTTTTAAAAGTCTAAGGGCCAGCCTGgttacaaacaaacaacaacaaaaaggagaCTCAAAGTCCCATCTGCTTGCTACCTGACTCAGCTGTGAGGGGGCCAGTGCACTTGCAGTTGTGATGAGTGGGCCCTGGGACGGAGGTCTGACCCGAGGACCCCTGGAGCTGTCCTCTTCTCCCCAGTGAGGCTGGAAGTGCAATATGTTTGTCTGAGCCCCCAGGGTCTGAGTCTGAGGCAAGGAAGTGGGACCTAGTAAAGTTCTGCCATGAAACACTTGCCTTGTTCTCGGGGGCTTGGGCATCAAGACGCCGGCCCAGGGTTGGTCAGGACTGGGGTGCAACATCACCTGGAGGCTTGACATTGACCCTTTACCCTCTTTCTATACAGGCAGGGTTGGAGTGGGGTAGGTGGGTCTTCCTCTTGGGTGCACCAGCTGGCCATGCCTTCCCCTACTCCTCGCCCCACGCCACTCCTCTGGGCCTAGACCCAGCCTTAGAGCCTCTGGTGGGAAGGGTACTGATGCAGGGTGGGGCTCTGTTATGAGACCTGCAGAACTGTTGTGCGGGGCGGCAGCTGAAGTTGGCTGGCCTCCAGGCCTGGaagaactttctttctttctttttatatttttttataattgagCACATCTCCAagaaccactttttttttaaagattttatttatttatttttagagagggaagggggagagagagagagagagagagagagagagagagagagagagaaacatcaatgtgtggttgctgggggttatggtctgcaacccaggaatgtactctggctgggaatcgaacctgggacactttagttcccagcctgcgctcaatccactgagctacgccagccagggcaagaactttCTAACTAGAGGCCCCACCAGTAGCTGCTGTGAGACTCGGGACCCATGTGTTGCTTTTGGCTCCTGCTTCTTCCTCATCCCAGTTCAGGCAGAGTGTGGGGCTGTCTCTCAGGCTGCCCTTTGGTGGTAGCCGCCTACCTGGAGGTGACACCCGGGAGGTGAGTCTGAAGTGGGACGGAGTAGCCCCTGATCCTCCAGATGCCATTTTCCAGGGCCAGCAGTGCAGAGCCCCAGGCTGTGCCCCACCCATGTCACCTGTGGAACCCAGAGCCCCAACCAgggaaggagcaggagcaggagcagggaggcaCAGCCTGGACACAGAAGCAACCCCATCTTGTGCGAGGAGATGAGGTTGCTAGGAGGGAGGGGTGAACCACAGTTGGAAGGAGTGTCAGAGGAGGTCATCTGCTCTCTTCCTCTGGGCAGGGCGGCTGCTCCTTTGCATCCCTGTGGAAGTTCTCCTGGGAAGAGagtctgcccacctgccccctcaTCTGTGGGCTGGTCGGGAAGTCCTCCCAGATGCTTCACAGTCCTGGGCAAGGGTGGAATGAAGCCGCAGGCCCAGGACATCTACAGTTAGTGTGGCCTGGCCTTTCCCCGCAGGGAGGAGAGGTCTAGAAAGGAAGGCTCAGTAGCTGAGACCAAAAGACACTTGCTTTATTGTTCCAAGACAGCAGACAATGGCAGGCCACTGAGGGATCTGCTGTGCCTCACCTGAGGGGCTCTGGcggcccccaggcccagggtaGGCTGAAGCCTCCACTTGGTGGGCATTGGGCTTTCCGGTGGGGGCATGGCAGATTGCTGGGCTGCCACCCTTAGCTCTAAGGGCATCCTGGGGCTGCCAAGCAGTCAGGGAGGGGATGTGGGTGCTCCCCCACCGGCCTGTGCCAGGCTTCCCTTCCCTGAATGCCCGGGCTGCCTCAGACAGTTGGAAGTAATGAATAAGCTGGGACCTAAACTACTTGAACTTCTTATAGAGACGGAGTGAGACTGTAGTGACGTGGATGGACCCTTCCTACACCcagggctgggagaagaggaCACTTTCAAGTTTCCAAGGGCAAGGGCTTTTCCAAACACTTTGTGTTGGAATTGGGCTCAGTTTGGTCCTGGGGCGGATGTGGTCCCTCCTGTGTGTCACCCTGGGGCTAGACAGAGCATGGGCTGAGGATGGGCAGAGCCTGgcagggacagtgctgctgcACAGCGGTCCCCTGGGGAGTCTCCAGGCAACTTGAGGAGAGGCCCCATACCGCCTCCTCTATGGGCTGCTGGGATCAAGATGGGAGAATAAATACAGGGACTTCTGGGGAGGATTGGCCTGCAGGGGGCCAGGCCTGAAAGGAATGTGGAGGTCAAAATAGCGTTCAGAGGGGTCTTGGACCTGGCATGGGGGCTCTGAGCTTTTGGTAACAGAAGCCCTCAGCTCTCAGCTGCCCCAGAAATGAAGTCAGGCTCTGTGATGTAGTTATGATTCCTCTGGACATAAGTATGTGGGTGTATGTTGGAAAAGTGTGTGCACCCGCATGAGCACACCTGCAGGGAGCCTTGCGTGTGGAGGAGAGTGTGTTCTTCATGCCCAGACACTGTTCTCCACGGGCTCTGCCTGAGGAGCTGGCCCACCAGGCAGCAGAAATGTGTGAGGGGCAGCATCCTGGGTGGTGTCGTCTTCACCCCCAGGTGCCAGCTAACAAACAATTGGCTGAGAGGCGTAGGGGACTGGGAATTTTCCTTCTTTGACCTTTAAGGTGAGCCCGATGTGGGCGGTCAGCTGGGACTTCCAGGCCAGGAAAaggctggagctgctgctgggCATGGCTCACGCTAGGGCCATGGGCTTGGAGCTGGGGCTGAGGTACACGGAGGGGCCGGCAGGGGCCGTGGGGGGCGTGGGCTCCAGCTCCATGAAGGCCGAGTAGAGGGTGGTGAGGTGCAGGTCACCCAGCGCTCCCGGGCCCCCGCTGCCTGGCGATGCCAAGTCACCTGCCCCACTGCCTGTCTCTCCCAGACAGGGCCCAGGGGGGAAgcagtgtggtggtggtggaggtggtggcatTGCAGATGATGTCGGGGATGAGGTCACCAGTACCAAGGGGTCGAGGGCCAAGCTGTCATCCTTCAGTTGCTCCCACAGGTTTCCTAGTTGGGGGAGAGAACAGGCGTCAATGGGAGTCACCCAAGGGGCCTTGTCTGCCCTCCACCCCATGACTGTCACACACAAGACAGAGCAGGATTTGGGTGACATCTGCTGGGAAATAGACCCTGGCACTAGTAGTGTGACCCCAGGCAGTTGTCTAACCTCTGATTCCTCCTCCCGTATATGGCCTAAAAGCCATAACCCAGGCCTCTGTGGCTCTTTCTGggttggtggggggcggggagtggtaGGGATTTGAAAGCTGCTGATTGAAAGggttggtgcagctactgtgcaCTCCAGGgtcagccaggggtgggggccccaggaactcttctccctggctgctgccctggctgctgcccaggcTCCCAGGGAAGGTAGGTCTGCAGCCCGGGCCACAGATCTTCCCACGATGCACTTCTGAGCCCGATGAGGTGGCTGCACTTGACTCCCTGGGCCTCCTCTACTTCAGGGTAAGGACCGGCAGCAGAGCCAGCAAGCACACCTTACTCCAAGTAGAAAACAGAGTGGGTGCCTGACGCCCTCTTTACATCGTGTGACCTGCATGATGGCAGCCAGGACCTGGCGATGGCCCTGGGTGTCGGGGTTGCAGGGTCTGGTGGAAGGAGGCTGGACGAAATACTGAAATTTGCTGCTTGGGTTCCAGTCCTGTCTTCCTCTTTCTAGCTAAGTGACCccaagcaagttacttaacctctgtgctTCTGTGAAATGTGTTTAGTAGTTCCTCCTACCCTACAAACCCCTGTGAGGGGGCGCATGTAAAGAGACCAGCATGCTGCGTGATAATGGGGGGCAAGTAAATGTTCATGGTAACCCATGTGTTTGTAGCTTCCTCTGAGGCTGTTGAGCCCTACTTCCCATTTCTGGGAGGGCTGAGGATCTAGCTCCCAGTCAGACTGGGAACTTTCGAGGGTCAGCTGCCTCCGCCTGCTTGGGGATGTTTTCATCTCCATGTGTGCAGGGCACTGAAGGCCTGGTTCAGCTGTCCTCCAAACCTCCTGTGGCCAGAACTAGGGCCCGGGGGACACTGGAGTTTGGGGGGAAACGTGTGGGCCTGACCACACACAGAGACGGAACAGACAAGGTGGAGCGGGATGGATAGAACCTCTCCCCGGACTCCTACCCGCAAGTGTCTCCGGGGCCTGCCTGGTTCTGAGGCCTCACATTCTTCCTCAAAACCAGACAGGTCCTGGAGGGGGAAGATCTCTCCTTTTTCTGCGTTAAAAGATTAACTCAGAAGACACAATGGCTTCTGGGAATGTTAGGACTATCGGTTGCTCACAACCAAGTACGGCCCTTCCAGCTTATCCAGACCTGAGCGTGGTTGGTGATGGGGTCAGTGGGAACGTGTTTAGGGGCACAAGGAGGAGGGCGAGAGCACCCCTCTTTGCCTTGACACCCTCTGCCTGCTCCGGCCTTCTGTGCTTCAGTCAAATGGAATCCTGGTAGCCAGCAGGCTGCAGCCTGGAGACTTGGAGGGGATGGGCCATGCCGCCAGGTGTACATCTCCAGTTTTGTCCCACCTCCCCgttcccacccccagctcaccCTGGAAGTCAAAGTCGGTGAGAGAGGGATTGATGGCATCCAGGTCAGTGCCAAGGTCTCCGTCTGGCAGCAGGGTGTCGTGGATGGTCCTGGCTGGGGAAGGCTCAGCCAGCAGCTTGGTGCTGTGACTGGGTGGGGTGTGGGCAGGCAGAGGCGAGTCCTGAGGGGTGCCTGGCTGGGCCCGCAGCTCTAGGTGCCCATCTGGCTGAGGGAACAATGGCTGGGGCGGTCCGGGAGGGGCCAGGCCTGGTGAGAGGTGTGAGTATGTCTGCCCATAGCAGGAGGGCGCATGCCCCCCAAGTAGGTCCTGCAGGGGGTTCTTGCCAGGAATGGGACCCGGAGCTGGGTGGATTGAGTGCAGTGGCTGGGAGAGCCCAACGGGAGGTGCCAGAGGCTGGACAGGGCCTGAGCCTGCCAGCCCAGGGGGTGGGCAGCCCAGCAGCGGGGTACCCAGCTTCTCCCTCTTGTCTCCAATGAGGCTGTCCAGCTCTTCTGAAAAAGCCCAAGAGAGAGGGACACCATGAGACTTTGCTTTCCCCACAAACCCTCCCCAGCCTTAGAACTGCACTCAGGCCCTTTCCTTACTCATCAGTCCTCCTCTTtcagttttcctctctctcttcttggctCGTGGGAACCCTGGGCCTTGCCTCACACAGCCTGTCAGCCTCACCTGGCTTGGCCATGCTCTTGCGCACAGCAATGGGGTCTTTCCTCTTCCACTTCTGCAGCTCCTCCTGCATCTTGTCGATCTTGGCCGGGTTGAGGGCCCACAGGCAGCC is a window of Phyllostomus discolor isolate MPI-MPIP mPhyDis1 chromosome 8, mPhyDis1.pri.v3, whole genome shotgun sequence DNA encoding:
- the UNC119 gene encoding protein unc-119 homolog A isoform X3 gives rise to the protein MDSGTVLFEIKKPPASERLPINQRDLDPNAGRFVRYQFTPAFLRLRQVGATVEFTVGDKPVNNFRMIERHYFRNQLLKSFDFHFGFCIPSSKNTCEHIYDFPPLSEELINEMIRHPYETQSDSFYFVDDRLVMHNKADYSYSGTP
- the UNC119 gene encoding protein unc-119 homolog A isoform X1, with protein sequence MKVKQGCSGAGTGAESAPGASGLSVELKPELQPQAESESGSESEPEVGPGPRPGPLQRRQPIGPEDVLGLQRITGDYLCSPEENIYKIDFIRFKIRDMDSGTVLFEIKKPPASERLPINQRDLDPNAGRFVRYQFTPAFLRLRQVGATVEFTVGDKPVNNFRMIERHYFRNQLLKSFDFHFGFCIPSSKNTCEHIYDFPPLSEELINEMIRHPYETQSDSFYFVDDRLVMHNKADYSYSGTP
- the UNC119 gene encoding protein unc-119 homolog A isoform X2 — encoded protein: MRMETHFTQSHQASPGKAESGIGPSQLQDYLCSPEENIYKIDFIRFKIRDMDSGTVLFEIKKPPASERLPINQRDLDPNAGRFVRYQFTPAFLRLRQVGATVEFTVGDKPVNNFRMIERHYFRNQLLKSFDFHFGFCIPSSKNTCEHIYDFPPLSEELINEMIRHPYETQSDSFYFVDDRLVMHNKADYSYSGTP